The following are from one region of the Acidobacteriota bacterium genome:
- the rbfA gene encoding 30S ribosome-binding factor RbfA, whose translation MQHRPNRLAHELKNEISSIITREMPHHQFGFLTITEVKVSPDLRYARVFVSVLGSPEEQKRTLDLLNGEKSFVRQLIGKRFRLRHTPEISFVYDETIEHGDRLLQMIEEVKKELPEEDVRPGN comes from the coding sequence ATGCAGCACCGCCCAAACAGATTGGCTCATGAATTAAAGAACGAAATCAGCTCGATCATTACGCGCGAGATGCCACACCACCAGTTTGGCTTCCTCACGATTACTGAAGTAAAAGTCAGCCCGGACTTACGTTACGCGCGCGTTTTTGTCAGTGTTTTGGGTTCCCCGGAAGAACAAAAAAGAACTTTGGACTTGCTTAACGGCGAAAAATCCTTCGTTCGCCAATTGATCGGCAAACGATTTCGACTTCGCCATACCCCGGAAATCTCCTTCGTATACGACGAAACAATCGAACATGGCGACCGGTTGTTGCAGATGATCGAAGAAGTCAAAAAGGAGCTGCCTGAAGAAGATGTTAGGCCAGGTAATTGA
- a CDS encoding bifunctional oligoribonuclease/PAP phosphatase NrnA, translated as MLGQVIELIEKHSRFAITSHIRPDGDSLGSSLALAWILKGLNKDAEVIMCDSVPHSYSKLPGADEVRVIRDIDRDYDAVFVIECSDVTRPGLPSLKDQFVVNIDHHSTTALFGDLNWIDSTAAAVGEMIYNLAKAIGAKVSPEVASCVYAALLTDTGSFHFSNTTERTFKIASELVRHGAQPAKLSQAIFYSYPYAKVRLVGAVLSTLQRDESGRIAWITMSKEAMENSGASEDDSDGIINYPLTVGDVEAVAFFRELPNSTYRISLRSKNRVNVARVAELFGGGGHANAAGFTIKANFEELSQDVIEQLKEAVAAAPAVNGREIKPR; from the coding sequence ATGTTAGGCCAGGTAATTGAACTGATTGAAAAACATTCGCGCTTCGCCATCACGTCCCACATTCGACCGGACGGCGACAGTTTGGGGTCGTCATTGGCGCTTGCCTGGATTTTGAAAGGATTAAACAAGGATGCCGAGGTGATCATGTGCGATTCCGTACCGCACTCATATTCCAAATTGCCCGGCGCTGATGAAGTACGCGTCATCAGGGACATTGATCGGGATTACGACGCTGTTTTCGTGATTGAATGTAGCGACGTGACCCGTCCTGGGCTCCCCTCTTTGAAAGATCAGTTCGTCGTCAACATTGACCATCATTCAACGACTGCCCTATTTGGCGATCTGAACTGGATTGATTCGACAGCCGCAGCAGTCGGCGAAATGATTTACAACCTGGCCAAAGCCATTGGCGCAAAAGTTTCGCCTGAAGTTGCCAGTTGCGTTTACGCCGCTTTGTTGACAGACACTGGATCGTTTCACTTTTCCAATACCACGGAGCGCACCTTCAAAATCGCCAGCGAATTGGTCCGCCACGGTGCACAACCGGCCAAACTTTCGCAGGCAATTTTTTACAGTTACCCTTACGCCAAAGTTCGCCTTGTCGGGGCGGTTCTTTCCACCCTGCAACGCGATGAATCCGGGCGCATCGCCTGGATCACCATGAGCAAAGAAGCCATGGAAAATTCCGGCGCTTCCGAAGACGATTCAGACGGAATCATCAATTACCCGCTGACCGTCGGAGATGTGGAAGCTGTTGCGTTTTTCCGTGAACTTCCAAACTCCACCTATCGCATCAGCCTGCGGTCAAAAAACCGAGTCAACGTCGCCCGCGTCGCAGAACTTTTTGGCGGAGGCGGACACGCCAATGCTGCCGGCTTCACCATCAAAGCCAACTTTGAAGAGTTGAGCCAGGACGTGATTGAGCAATTGAAAGAAGCCGTCGCCGCAGCTCCGGCTGTCAACGGACGCGAAATCAAACCTCGATAG
- a CDS encoding murein L,D-transpeptidase: protein MTAKDHRQAEQKLADLGYWTGKVDGRWDVASRNALIAFQKVERLKPSGQLTRATFDRLIEAEPPVPRETGAAHIEVDLPRQVLFVVEDSGIVKRVLPISTGSGKEFYSEGWARDAITHPGRYQVRQKIPGWKKSALGEMYYPVYFMYGTAIHGSQSVPTKPASHGCVRIPMFAAKEFYKSTPIGMPVMIYKDSVTPASLPAEPDKP from the coding sequence TTGACGGCGAAAGATCATCGTCAAGCCGAACAGAAATTGGCAGATCTGGGATATTGGACGGGAAAAGTTGATGGGCGCTGGGATGTTGCTTCCAGAAACGCGTTAATTGCCTTTCAAAAAGTCGAGCGCTTGAAACCCAGCGGACAACTGACACGCGCCACATTTGACCGGCTTATCGAGGCGGAACCACCAGTTCCCCGTGAAACCGGAGCCGCACACATTGAAGTTGATCTTCCCAGACAAGTGTTGTTTGTGGTTGAGGATTCCGGCATCGTCAAACGCGTGTTGCCCATTTCCACGGGCAGCGGCAAAGAGTTTTATTCGGAAGGCTGGGCGCGCGACGCCATCACGCATCCGGGACGCTATCAGGTTCGCCAGAAAATTCCGGGATGGAAAAAGAGCGCTTTGGGCGAGATGTATTACCCGGTGTACTTCATGTACGGCACAGCCATACATGGTTCACAATCGGTTCCGACCAAACCGGCCAGCCACGGATGCGTTCGCATCCCGATGTTTGCGGCCAAGGAATTTTATAAATCCACGCCTATTGGCATGCCTGTCATGATTTACAAGGACTCGGTAACGCCCGCGTCGCTTCCCGCGGAGCCAGATAAACCGTAA
- a CDS encoding SRPBCC domain-containing protein — translation MTTRKHIHQIELAVSPEEVFRVLVTPSAIRDWWGASRVIVLAKQNGVWAAVWGNEDIPDYVALYKISAIEPPRRLFLTESKYFAKSGQPPFDATMTTEFIVEASAAGAVLRVTQDGFPADAVADEFYAACETGWKNTFASIEKYLACQKA, via the coding sequence ATGACAACGCGAAAACATATTCACCAGATTGAATTGGCGGTTTCGCCCGAAGAAGTTTTTAGGGTGCTGGTGACTCCCAGCGCAATTCGTGATTGGTGGGGCGCTTCGCGTGTGATTGTGCTGGCAAAACAAAATGGAGTCTGGGCGGCCGTTTGGGGCAATGAAGACATTCCGGATTATGTGGCTTTGTACAAGATTTCAGCGATTGAACCGCCTCGCAGATTGTTCCTGACTGAGAGCAAGTATTTCGCCAAGTCTGGCCAGCCCCCGTTTGATGCCACGATGACAACCGAATTCATTGTCGAAGCTTCCGCGGCAGGGGCTGTTTTGCGCGTGACTCAAGATGGATTTCCTGCGGATGCCGTTGCAGATGAGTTTTACGCCGCCTGTGAAACGGGGTGGAAAAACACATTTGCTTCCATCGAAAAATATCTCGCCTGCCAAAAAGCTTAG
- a CDS encoding acyl-CoA thioesterase — translation MASIELKRRIRWADADAAGRLHYPRIFEYFEEGEVELLRSVGIEMLGGGVEVREYDFPRKHVDAVFHRVLALDAPFVMRVTVGRLGNSSIRYDYQVFNDDACTELALEGSMTVVVVKDGKPALIPETLRNALS, via the coding sequence ATGGCTTCGATTGAATTGAAGCGGCGAATCCGCTGGGCCGATGCTGATGCCGCTGGACGGCTGCACTACCCGCGTATCTTTGAATACTTTGAAGAAGGTGAGGTGGAATTGTTACGTTCGGTGGGAATTGAAATGCTCGGCGGCGGCGTGGAAGTCAGAGAATATGATTTCCCGCGCAAGCATGTGGATGCCGTTTTCCATCGTGTGTTGGCGCTGGACGCTCCATTCGTAATGCGCGTCACGGTTGGCAGACTTGGCAACAGTTCCATTCGTTACGATTACCAGGTTTTCAATGATGACGCCTGTACGGAATTGGCGCTGGAAGGTTCTATGACCGTTGTTGTTGTCAAAGACGGGAAACCTGCTTTAATTCCCGAAACGCTCCGCAACGCTTTGTCATAA
- a CDS encoding M20/M25/M40 family metallo-hydrolase: protein MTLIRRAAYCSLLLGFLTLLSGHTVAQSQINWDAVQKEAFDLFIQYLKIDTTNPPGNEVRAANFFAEICKREGIEYKVFEPFPGRGTLWARLKGDGGQRPIVLLNHTDVVPHNPEFWSVPAFAGQIKDGFIYGRGAQDMKSVGMAQFMVMLALKRAKVPLKRDIIFLATADEEAGGLLGAGWFAKTHPELLGKAEFLFNEGGNNLVDGNGKVLAIGVGPSEKTPAWLRLTATGEPGHASIPRPNSAVNRLLRALNRLLDYSPAIQLTPVVEQSFKAMAPLLPPDQAAKYSNLREAVNDPAFVKILELDPGAKALTHNTISVTVLNGSNKVNVISPVATAEVDTRLVPGEKLERWIAELRGVIKDDSVKIEPVLAFEANASPVDTDLVKAVTDVVARRFPGAIITHPVLAGFTDCHYFRDLGIHSYGFSPFIAPNRELGGGFHGNDERIGKKAFVDGVKFFYEIIEQLAK, encoded by the coding sequence ATGACTTTGATTCGTCGGGCTGCGTATTGCAGTCTGCTGCTGGGATTCCTCACTCTTCTTTCAGGTCACACCGTAGCGCAATCACAAATCAATTGGGACGCGGTTCAAAAAGAAGCGTTTGACCTGTTCATTCAGTATCTGAAAATTGACACGACCAATCCGCCCGGAAATGAAGTACGCGCAGCGAATTTCTTTGCCGAAATTTGCAAGCGCGAAGGCATCGAATACAAAGTCTTTGAGCCATTTCCGGGGCGAGGAACCTTGTGGGCGCGATTGAAAGGTGATGGCGGTCAGCGACCGATTGTTTTGCTGAATCACACAGATGTTGTCCCGCACAATCCGGAGTTTTGGTCCGTTCCGGCATTTGCCGGACAGATCAAAGACGGGTTCATTTATGGACGCGGCGCGCAAGATATGAAATCTGTTGGAATGGCGCAGTTTATGGTGATGCTGGCGCTTAAACGCGCCAAAGTTCCATTGAAACGGGACATCATTTTCCTGGCCACGGCGGATGAAGAAGCGGGGGGATTGTTAGGCGCTGGTTGGTTTGCCAAAACGCATCCGGAGTTATTGGGAAAAGCCGAATTTCTATTCAACGAAGGGGGCAATAATCTGGTTGATGGCAATGGCAAGGTTTTGGCAATTGGCGTCGGACCTTCGGAAAAAACGCCCGCCTGGTTACGGCTGACGGCGACGGGCGAACCCGGCCATGCTTCCATTCCCAGGCCGAATTCGGCGGTCAATCGGTTGCTGCGGGCGTTGAATCGGTTGCTGGATTATTCGCCTGCGATTCAACTGACCCCGGTGGTGGAACAATCGTTTAAGGCAATGGCGCCGTTGCTGCCACCGGATCAGGCGGCGAAGTATTCCAACTTGCGCGAAGCAGTCAACGATCCGGCATTCGTAAAGATACTGGAATTGGATCCTGGGGCGAAAGCGCTGACGCACAACACGATTTCCGTAACGGTGCTGAATGGCAGTAACAAAGTGAATGTGATTTCTCCTGTGGCGACGGCGGAAGTAGATACGCGACTGGTTCCGGGCGAAAAGCTGGAACGCTGGATTGCGGAATTGCGCGGAGTCATCAAAGACGACTCGGTCAAAATTGAACCCGTGTTGGCATTTGAAGCCAACGCATCCCCCGTTGATACTGATTTGGTCAAGGCCGTCACAGACGTAGTGGCTCGGCGCTTTCCTGGCGCGATTATTACCCACCCGGTCTTGGCGGGATTTACCGATTGTCATTACTTCCGCGATCTTGGAATTCACAGTTATGGCTTTTCACCCTTCATTGCGCCAAACAGGGAACTGGGCGGAGGGTTTCACGGAAACGACGAGCGCATTGGCAAGAAAGCGTTTGTGGACGGCGTAAAGTTCTTTTATGAAATCATCGAGCAGTTGGCGAAATGA
- a CDS encoding DUF1990 domain-containing protein, protein MFSLTKPSVERIRRFLNDQQQQPFSYPEVGSTNSILPAGYNIDHNRIHLGYGEQVFNCAIAAVRNWKMHDLEWLELCWPNAPIEAGSIVAIVCRHFGFWSCHPAKIVYVIDEADDHACRFGFGYGTLPAHDEQGEERFLIEWLREDDSVWYDILAFSRPASILAKLGYSLVRMLQKRFARDSKQAMLNYALVAGHSTE, encoded by the coding sequence ATGTTTTCTCTGACAAAGCCTTCTGTTGAACGCATTCGCCGATTCCTTAACGATCAACAGCAACAACCCTTTTCCTATCCGGAAGTCGGCTCGACCAATTCCATACTGCCGGCCGGTTACAACATTGATCACAACAGAATCCACCTCGGTTACGGGGAACAGGTCTTCAATTGCGCGATCGCTGCGGTGCGTAACTGGAAGATGCACGATCTGGAATGGTTGGAATTGTGTTGGCCGAACGCCCCGATTGAAGCCGGATCAATTGTGGCGATCGTTTGTCGGCATTTCGGGTTCTGGTCATGTCATCCGGCAAAAATTGTTTATGTGATTGATGAAGCGGATGATCATGCGTGCCGGTTCGGGTTTGGCTATGGGACGCTGCCTGCCCACGATGAACAGGGAGAGGAGCGGTTTTTGATCGAATGGCTGCGTGAAGATGACAGTGTTTGGTACGACATTCTGGCGTTTTCTCGTCCCGCCTCAATTCTGGCAAAATTGGGCTATTCATTGGTGCGTATGCTGCAAAAACGCTTTGCCAGAGATTCAAAACAGGCGATGTTGAATTACGCGCTGGTAGCAGGACATTCCACAGAGTAA